The stretch of DNA GGTGTTTtctcatttgtgtttgtatatacatgtgtatgagACTGCTGAATTAAAAGCATTTGAAGTGAACAAAGTGTTTTAATCACTGAGGTTCTCTCATCAGCACggcaatgcagagcagcagtgatacAGACTGTGCACAAGTCAGCATAAACTCTGTGCTACCTACATGTGTGAAATACACTTTAGAATAAGTTGAGGCATGATGTTcgtattaataaatattattttcagttcTACAAGGAAACATAGACACCTCACAGCCAAAGAGAAGTGGTGGGATGTAAACTGGTGAAGTCATGAACAGAGCGTGAGAAAAAGCTGAGAACTGAGTAAAAAGGGGAAGTTGGTTGGCTCGGTTTTATCGACAAGTACTTCTGCAGGATCGTCATAGCGACAAAACATCTTCATCAGTCcagaattgtttttattattcacttATTGCCTATTTACTCTTTGACGTGGAACACTTTCTGAGGAACTTGACTTATTAGTTTGCTCCTCTGGATTTAAGCTGAGTGTAGGCCTGCAGGATACGAGTAAAATCTGAGATGTGCGATAACATTGTTCAGTATTGCGATGACAATAtgatttgtaataaataaataaatattgaagtgtgcatattagctatacattTCCCACATCTGCCaggtagagggaggaggggctgctttgtctcagccagctgctTAGTTTACAACCTTTTTAAGATATGTgtcaaactaagctaaacagttagactacatacagactgcttttgttttagcttgtgtagcTGAGGGTTACGTTGCAGATATActttatgaaggtaataaaataatagcaaAGAGGCTCTGTATAGTCTGCACCAAGACGGCAACAACTTCTTTAACCTTGTCAACAACAGTCATCACCGCTTCACCACTTCACCACTTCTGtatttgctaacattactgagaagttgcatgtttaaaatgaagaaattcagcATGAGTACATCTAGACCTTTATGTAAACCAACTGGATcacttgatagttgacagtgaacgacaTTGCAGTAGTCGTATTTATGTTCTATGTTCTAatgcaggggtctccaacaagtagctcgcTCGCTACCAGTAGCTCGCTACCAGTTTCTGAGTGGTTCGCTAATGGTTCtttgtaaaactgtttaaattacaacccaatcaaattcacagacatcccaCCCCATTCTGAGACCAAATGATTATATGCCTATCGGCTGTCAATTAAACTAGTTAGGCTGCTGTCAGGTTTGTAACGCCATAACATACAGAGACTGGATTTGACAATGACCGCAggccaataaaaggcaaaaaatacattattttcatgAGGAATCGGTATGTGTCACATTTGCGGTGTAAGCGTGTTAGTCAGTAAAAAATTTAACATCGAGCGCCAAGTCCACAGAaacttttcatgggactttccGGCTGGTAGCAGTTTATGAACAAAGAAGGTAAAGGAGCCAAAAACAATCCTTAAAAgacgacagtctctgtttaccaaagaAGGCCGATGAAGCAAACAGCCATCGTTTAGTGGTGCACATCCTAACGAAACAAAAAAGCCCTTCACCTATGAAAGAATTGTAATAGAggcgatgactgcggtggctgaaatgttattaaaggactataaaagtaagacagactTGGTGCTTTGAGTAGCTCTCAGCCacattcattttgtcaaattagctctcagagggaaacaggttggagacccctgttcTTATGTCTTGCTGCCTCTTGGCCACgtcgtcattgtaaatgagaattggttctcaattgacttatgtggttaaataaagataaaataaaataaaaataaataaatatttgtgtgcTGAACTCACGCAGCTGTTTATGTGTGATTTGTTATTCATATGTCCAGATGTGTGCAAATAAAAGTCCCAAAGCTTTAAATAGGGAGCTATAGTCAAAAATGATGACATGCAAAGGATGGTGAACATGGCACCATAAGCAGTTCTGCACACACATTCGTAATGTtgtacaagattacatttagttttgacatgtttatgtgtcattttgtttCATGATATCTTCTGATTATTTCTGACAAGGCATCGAccttgttttgttatgtattgTGTATCCCGTTTTCTCCATACAGTCATTTTAATTACGACagaaaagaagatgaagatTGTTTCCACTCTGTAAGGTTGGGCTGTTTTTTGccacatttttattatcattatttttcttctcctaAATTCTTTGTATGCAAAAATAGGagcaaaaaggacataaaacTAGAAGCACTGCCTGCAGGTAATGCtagtagagggaggaggggctgcttGGTCTCAGCCAGCTGCCTAGTTTATAACCATTTTAAGATAtgtggcaaactaagctaaacagttagactacatacagactgcttttgttttagcttgtgtagccgagggttacgttgcaactatactttatgaaggtaataaaataatagcaCGGAGGCTCCGTATAGTCTGCATCAAGACGGCAACAACTTCTTTAACCTTGTCAACAACAGGCATCACCGCTTCACCACTTCACCGCTTCACCACTTCTGtatttgctaacattactgagaagttgcatgtttaaaatgaagaaattcagcATGAGTACATCTAGACCTTTATGTAAACCAACTGGATcacttgatagttgacagtgaacgacaTGCAGATCTACATTATAAATCTCTGTGGCTAACAGTCAGGGTTACAGCAAACCATCCTCCTTTGTAATAACAAAACAGTACCACAACAACTAAACTACTCGTAATAAAGCTCcctctatagagtgctccagtgatgacatatttttgtaggccagccaggaagttagcatcgccctggttcccttgacaaaaagccaatgggatttttacattgggttttggattattgcagaaaacaagctcggtggcaaacaaacgtttatgatacttatacgttttgttcagcaagataatctccacaaatgaacaccacttttatgaagtaaaaagttaacattaggctataaataaactacaccacggtcgcatgagcgcgagtataaacaacgaggctgtaatggCGGATGAGTTggcatgatgacgttttgtagttTTAGTAGTCTCCAAGAACTACAGGAGAAGAtaatattgacaaaaacaagagggacCAGCAGCATAACTGTTCGGCCCCTAATAAGGCATACAGGCttgctgtgagtcatgtgataaaaattaatctttgagaataaatatgtcattcgCACCCTGATAAGATCAAGTTGTCTCAAAAGATGACTTCCTCACTCAAAGGGTGTGAGCAGGAGGAGtcaagacttcttcttcttctttttcttcggcagtatttcagtcatttcatatttgcttttatatcacaacGGCTTAGCAGGGAAGTCGGGTAGCTACTAGGTCTGTTGCAGTTCTGCTGACATTCACAAATTGTCTGATTTTAAAACTAACTGTTTCTTCATTTTAGCTGCCGGCTCCTTTGGTAAGGTAacatgttactgcttttatgtttaactctgagagtttccttttattttgctgcttttcatgaactgtacttttatttgttgggtttagttttagcagaaacatcataaactcacactggatcgttttatatttaaactgttttcaaCTCTGCAGAGCTTATTGATcactattataacacagtaacacCTGCTTGTACACGGAGAGTTCCTggtttgaatgtattaatttgaggtggctttaaaataacatgaatgctttttttaaaagatgttttatcaaaagtaactttttgtgaaatccaggtgatgagtgtcatttcagtccggtctgtgaaaatggtgacagccatcgtgttactgaacgtcttcttagtttcaggtgagctgtttgttcagtcactttacagttattttttccaactgttcatgctctgtctgcaaagtgaaatgtttcatactgacattgttaaaaaagaccgaacatgctgctgctgaattacagtttgtgcatcatgaactttctcTTCATGCAGATTTTGCTCCACAATTTGTTCATCAAGAGTCTGTTTTACAGGTGCTTTGGCTGTTTGTCCTAAAAGCCCATCCCTATTCATCACTACACCAAAGCAGATGGAAGCACTGAGTGGATCCTGTCTGCAAATCCCATGTAACTTTACAGTTAAACCAGAAGAGGAATTCAACAGCACAAGATCAACCTTCGGCGTGTGGATTAAAAGTAACCAAGATTTTGCTAAAAATCCACATAATGTGATTTTCAACAGTAGCAGTACGGATAATATCTATCCAATGAGTCTTACTGGAGACCTGAGTCAGAAAAActgcaccactttattttccatTGTAAACACAAGTTACACAGACTGGTACTACTTCAGAATTGAGAACAGACCATTCACGTCAACAGCTTTTTGTGATCCTCTTCAAATAACAGTCAAAGGTAagagaatattgttttttatcagtcagtctataacgttattgtttagaataaaaagtgaaagttgcaactttttaattttggaggtttttcactttgccatgaatttaaattctgattaaacactgattctgtacaatttaacattaaaatggtCAAGTTTTGGGATATTAAAAAGCAAGCCTTAGACactttatgcattttcaatataaaattGTCACCTTCTGTGTCAGCCTTGGTTTTAAAAAAGTATTCTAATctatcatgatttattttttattgtacaatctgtgtttgatttgaaacCCCAGATACTCCTCCGAGGCCCAGCATTGCGATCTCAGGTGATCTGAAGgagaagcagtctgtcactataacctgctcagctttcactccctgtccacactcccctcctaaactcacctggactctccaacaagaccctcacaacaaaatagaggaaaacacagatcgaaccttcacaactaaaatacagaagaccttcactctgtcaAACGAAGATGATGGATTCATCATCACCTGTTCAGCCAGATATcctgtaaatgaaggaaaagacgtcAAGACAGCAGAGAAGAGAACGACGCTCAATGTTTCATGTAAGAtaataagtgtttgttattagatcctgtcagcacatgatgattcatgggatgattttaatgaataaagtgaatctcacattttcctcagatgctcccaaagacacctcagtgtccatcagtccatcaggtttggtgtcagcaggtagtctggtgaacctgacctgctccagcagagccaatccTCCCGTCAGCTTCACCTGGTTCAAGACCAGCAAAGACGGACCTGTCAGTGTAGCTGAAGGAGACTTTTACAGCTTCAAGGTGACCTCTGTGACAGATATAGAAGATTATTACTGTGTGGCCACAAATGATCTCGGTAATCAGACGTCATCACGGATtaataatgcaggtaaatgtagaactgaactgaatgtgtttaatttaatctgctctcctctcttttctgtttttctagttttctgtattgctttgtttgtttgtttgtttgtttgtttgtttgtttgagtacCCTGTAAAACACCTTTTATTGCATTTGTATGAAATGATGCTATAAACCAGTTTATGTTTGAGGTTAACAGAAGGAATTCAGGTTGATGTTGTTTTAGAGCCGTAACTTCTCCCATTAAGGAGAAGGTGACCATGCTGTCTTGTTACAGATAATCCAGAGTTTGGGGCTGTCGTCTACGTTACACTGAAGATCCTGGGAATCGTAGCGCTCTACAGTACAATCATCATCTTTGAGTGGTGAGAAACACTTTTCTATGATATGGTCATTTGCAGCTAAAGACTTATTGGTCTCTTTGAAAAGttcatttattacttttattcctTCGTTTCCTTTTCGTTCAGGTGGTTTAGATCAAGATGCTGCAACAAACCAGTAAAGGTGAGCAACAGGTACATTATTCtttcaacaataaaatgtgCTGCTGAGCGCttaacacctctctctctctctctctctctctctctctctctctctctctctctctgttgtttcatgTCCACAGGACGCAGTAGAAGCAGACTATGTCAACAGAGTGATTGAGATCCAAGCAtcatgaaggagaagaagatgatgtCATGTTCACCATAGATGGaatatttctctatttctcATTCAGCttattgttaaatatttaatggcTTTACTTTGCAGACGATTGGTAAGATGAACAGAGTGCAAACAGGACATTAGATAacatgaatataatatatagcaGCTTCATCATTAGTTTTTGTAAGATTGTGCTGATTTATGGCATTCTTAtggtaattatttttcattgcctCAACGGGATTTCTTtgtatgtgaatatatatatgtttggtAACAGGACAGTTAAATTCAGGTGATGAGGAAGCAGAAAGTGTTAATTTTTATCAGGTATTTtctcatttgtgtttgtatatacatgtgtataagACTGCTGAATTAAAAGCATTTGAAGTGAACAAAGCGTTTTAATCATTGAGGTTCTCTCATCAGCACggcaatgcagagcagcagtgatacAGACTGTGCACAAGTCAGCATAAACTCTGTGCTACCTACATGTGTGAAATACACTTTAGAATAAGTTGAGGCATGATGTtggtattaataaatattattttcagttcTAGAAGGAAACATAGACACCTCAAAGCCAAAGAGAAGTGGTGGGATGTAAACTGGTGAAGTCATGAACAGAGCGCTGAGAAAAAGCTGAGAACTGAGTAAAAAGGGGAAGTTGGTTGGCTGGGTTTTATCGACAAGTCCTTCTGCAGGATCGTCATAGCGACAAAACGTCTTCATCAGtccagaattgtgtttattattcACTTATTGACTATTTACTCTTTGACGTGGAACACTTTCTGAGGAACTTGACTTGTTAGTTTGCTCCTCTGGATTTAAGCTGAGTGTAGGCCTGCAGGATACGAGTAAAATCTGAGATGTGTGATAAC from Sebastes fasciatus isolate fSebFas1 chromosome 21, fSebFas1.pri, whole genome shotgun sequence encodes:
- the LOC141760096 gene encoding sialic acid-binding Ig-like lectin 14, with the translated sequence MPASKTEEDIHYGEIDFSKRRPEPSSASEQDSGQQQDTLYAQVNVSETVSSLRQAADVPEDLYAQGAFENVPLSHRTVTRRVEDIAGNLELQLKNRAVSFDYFSLALDESCDVRDTAQLLIFIRGISTDFKITEELAAMQSMKGTTTGSDLFTEVNACLDKLGLKWDKLAGSPFTCSVENAPSDVQMELIDLQSDTLLAEHFSPSLFITTPKQMEALSGSCLQIPCNFTVKPEEEFNSTRSTFGVWIKSNQDFAKNPHNVIFNSSSTDNIYPMSLTGDLSQKNCTTLFSIVNTSYTDWYYFRIENRPFTSTAFCDPLQITVKDTPPRPSIAISGDLKEKQSVTITCSAFTPCPHSPPKLTWTLQQDPHNKIEENTDRTFTTKIQKTFTLSNEDDGFIITCSARYPVNEGKDVKTAEKRTTLNVSYAPKDTSVSISPSGLVSAGSLVNLTCSSRANPPVSFTWFKTSKDGPVSVAEGDFYSFKVTSVTDIEDYYCVATNDLGNQTSSRINNADNPEFGAVVYVTLKILGIVALYSTIIIFEWWFRSRCCNKPVKDAVEADYVNRVIEIQAS